From one Fimbriimonadaceae bacterium genomic stretch:
- a CDS encoding zinc metallopeptidase, giving the protein MRWKGRRESGNIEDRRGARTTAVGGGIGVVVLLLIAWALGGDPVQLLSQLSEGGVQQGQSAPDPAEEPLREFVAVTLADTEQVWNELLPQQAGVAYREPKLVLFTDRVQSACGLAGAAVGPFYCPEDEDVYLDLGFFETLSKRLGAKGDFARAYVVAHEVGHHVQKILGTMERVDAQRRRLSEREANALTVRLELQADFYAGVWAHHARSVAGLDEADIREAIEAAGAIGDDTLQMKARGEVVPDAFTHGTSAQRTRWFLRGWETGRLSEGDTFAARSL; this is encoded by the coding sequence ATGCGTTGGAAGGGACGGCGCGAGAGCGGCAACATCGAGGATCGCCGCGGGGCGAGGACGACGGCGGTCGGCGGGGGAATCGGGGTGGTGGTCCTCCTCCTGATCGCCTGGGCGCTCGGCGGGGACCCGGTGCAATTGCTGTCGCAGTTGAGCGAGGGCGGCGTGCAACAGGGCCAGAGCGCACCCGACCCGGCGGAGGAGCCGCTGCGGGAGTTCGTCGCGGTGACCCTGGCGGATACGGAGCAGGTTTGGAACGAGTTGCTCCCCCAACAGGCGGGTGTCGCGTACCGCGAGCCCAAGCTGGTGCTCTTCACGGACCGGGTTCAGAGCGCGTGCGGGTTGGCGGGGGCGGCGGTCGGTCCGTTCTACTGTCCCGAAGATGAAGATGTGTACCTCGACCTCGGATTCTTCGAGACGCTTTCCAAGCGTTTGGGCGCCAAGGGGGATTTTGCCAGGGCGTACGTGGTCGCCCACGAGGTGGGCCACCATGTGCAGAAGATATTGGGCACGATGGAACGGGTCGACGCCCAAAGACGGCGATTGAGCGAGCGCGAAGCCAATGCTCTGACGGTCCGCCTCGAACTGCAGGCGGACTTCTACGCGGGCGTGTGGGCCCATCACGCCCGGTCGGTCGCGGGGCTGGACGAAGCCGACATCCGCGAAGCGATCGAAGCCGCGGGAGCGATCGGAGACGACACGCTTCAGATGAAGGCTCGCGGGGAGGTGGTGCCCGACGCGTTCACGCACGGCACCAGCGCGCAGCGCACCCGCTGGTTTCTCCGAGGATGGGAGACCGGTCGGTTGTCCGAAGGCGACACGTTTGCGGCGCGGTCGCTCTAG
- a CDS encoding dienelactone hydrolase family protein, which produces MRLLALTAALLVAASGFAQDWAKERVDASPRHQEWVSVDNGPRKVKCFVVYPERKEKAPVVIVIHEIMGMSDWVMSVADRLAEYGYIAIAPDLLSGMGPNGGRSDSFPDVGKIREAISGLPSQQVIGDLNAACDYGKRLPSANGKLAVAGFCWGGTQTFLFATARKDLSAALPFYGTGPTDPALLAKIQCPVYGFYGGNDNRVSSTIPESERLMKAAGKTYEPVVYEGAGHGFMRSGEQPDAQAANKEGRNKAWLRMLAILKKL; this is translated from the coding sequence ATGAGACTGCTTGCCTTGACCGCCGCCCTGCTCGTCGCCGCGTCCGGTTTCGCCCAGGATTGGGCCAAGGAGCGCGTCGACGCGTCGCCCCGCCACCAGGAGTGGGTGTCCGTCGACAACGGTCCGCGCAAGGTGAAGTGCTTCGTCGTCTATCCGGAGCGCAAGGAGAAGGCCCCCGTCGTGATCGTCATCCACGAGATCATGGGAATGTCCGACTGGGTCATGTCCGTCGCCGACCGACTGGCCGAGTACGGCTACATCGCCATCGCCCCCGACCTGTTGTCGGGCATGGGTCCGAACGGCGGCAGGTCCGACTCCTTTCCCGACGTCGGAAAGATTCGTGAAGCGATCAGCGGCCTCCCCTCCCAGCAGGTGATCGGCGATCTCAACGCCGCCTGCGACTACGGAAAGAGACTCCCCTCGGCAAACGGCAAACTCGCGGTGGCGGGGTTCTGTTGGGGCGGGACACAGACGTTTCTCTTTGCGACGGCGCGCAAGGATCTCTCCGCGGCGCTTCCGTTCTACGGCACGGGGCCGACCGACCCCGCCCTGCTCGCCAAAATCCAGTGTCCCGTCTATGGATTCTATGGCGGAAACGACAACCGCGTCAGCTCGACCATTCCCGAGAGCGAGCGATTGATGAAGGCCGCCGGCAAGACGTACGAACCCGTCGTCTACGAGGGCGCGGGACACGGTTTCATGCGGAGCGGCGAACAACCCGACGCGCAAGCCGCCAACAAAGAGGGGCGCAACAAGGCGTGGCTCCGGATGTTGGCCATTTTGAAGAAGCTGTAA
- a CDS encoding copper amine oxidase N-terminal domain-containing protein, translating into MNTLLTCVVAAVVALPMGQGQIVRVEVNGVPGTYDGTPPQIRDGRVLVPVRSVFEQLGATVTWDDEKKVVTAEKEGRHIWMRIGETTALRNDVPVILDVAPQIIEGSTLIPLRFISEALGAKVVWNGIEKLVVITTEPPPALLP; encoded by the coding sequence ATGAACACGTTGCTGACTTGCGTCGTGGCCGCGGTGGTCGCCCTCCCGATGGGCCAGGGCCAGATCGTTCGCGTCGAGGTGAACGGAGTCCCCGGCACCTACGACGGCACGCCACCCCAAATCCGGGACGGACGCGTGCTCGTTCCGGTACGGAGCGTGTTCGAACAGCTTGGCGCCACCGTGACTTGGGACGACGAGAAGAAGGTTGTGACCGCCGAGAAGGAAGGCCGCCACATCTGGATGCGCATCGGAGAGACGACCGCCCTGCGCAACGATGTGCCCGTCATCCTCGACGTCGCTCCCCAGATCATCGAGGGCAGCACCCTGATCCCGCTGCGCTTCATCAGCGAGGCGCTCGGCGCCAAGGTCGTCTGGAACGGGATCGAGAAGCTGGTCGTGATCACTACGGAGCCACCACCCGCGCTTCTCCCCTGA